The genome window GAATGTTGTAGGCAGTAAACATGTTGCTCTCTACTCCATTTTCTTCAAAACCAAAAAAGGAGTCAGCTGTTTCTATCATCAATTGTCCCCGGTGCCTGCTGACACCAGCACCACCAAGCGAGCAGCTAACTATGTCCAACCTCTCCTGACCCAGGTGCCTACTGACACCACCATGGAGCCTGCAGCTGACTCTGACCACCATCCCCTGACCCAGGTACCTATAGCCCACCATAGAGCAGGCAGATAGCTGTGCTCAACCTCCCCTGACACGTTAGCCTACCGTCACCACCACGGAGCAGGCAGTTCGCTGTGCCCACCCTCCCCTGGCCGAGGTGCCTTCTACAAGTCACCACCACGGAGCAGGAAGCGCGCTGAGCCCACCCTCCCCTGAAACGGGTGCCTACCGCCATCATCACTGAGCAGGCAGTTCGATGTGCCCACCCTCCCCTGAAACGGGTGCCTACCGTCATCACCACGGAGCAGGCAGTTCGATGTGCCCACCCTCCCCTGAAACGGGTGCCTACCGTCATCACCACGGAGCAGGCAGTTCGATGTGCCCACCCTCCCCTGAAACGGGTGCCTACCGTCATCACCACGGAGCAGGCAGTTCGATGTGCCCACCCTCCCCTGAAACGGGTGCCTACCGTCACCACCACGGAGCAGGCAGTTCGATGTGCCCACCCTCCCCTGAAACGGGTGCCTACCGTCATCACCACGGAGCAGGCAGTTCGATGTGCCCACCCTCCCCTGAAACGGGTGCCTACCGTCATCACCACGGAGCAGGCAGTTCGATGTGCCCACCCTCCCCTGAAACGGGTGCCTACCGCCATCACCACTGAGCAGGCAGTTCGATGTGCCCACCCTCCCCTGGCCGAGGTGCCTTCTACAAGTCACCACCACGGAGCAGGCAGTTAAATGCCGTGTGCCCACCCTCCCCTGAAACGGGTGCCTACCGTCATCACCACTGAGCAGGCAGTTCGATGTGCCCACCCTCCCCTGAAACGGGTGCCTCATACCGTCACCACCACGGAGCAGGCAGTTCGATGTGCCCACCCTCCCCTGAAACGGGTGCCTACCGTCATCACCACTGAGCAGGCAGTTCGATATGCCCACCCTCCCCTGGCCGAGGTGCCTTCTACAAGTCACCACCACGGAGCAGGCAGTTCGCTGTGCCCACCCTCCCCTGAAACGGGTGCCTCATACCGTCATCACCACGGAGCAGGCAGTTCGCTGTGCCCACTGTTATACTGCTATTGACAGAGCGAGTTGCATGACGGCGGATACTGATCGATCAAGAGACATAGGCTTAATCGCTCATCATGGATTAAAAGATGGATAGCACGACTCTTATTATAGGTTGGGTGTCGTGGTGAGttgtctttttttaaatttcgttGTTTCTTCAATATGTTCGTCGAGATTGAATATCCTAGTATTCGTTGGACCGTCTAATTAGGGTGCAGTCGTTGTCCTATTGTTGTGACTATGACACCAACGATGTTATATTTAGTTTACTACTGAAGATGCATCAGAATATCTAAAGTCAATGCCTCACACCTGACCAGGCTTCACACTGGCGCAGTGACCATGTTACCCTTTATCTATTCAAACCAGCCTGGAGAAGGTTCGTGTATCAATGAAATACTTTACGAACTCAATTTTCGTATCACACATGGCTTCAATTAGCACTGCCCTTTGGTGGTTACACGGACAAACTCCATACAATATTATTCGATTCGGTTCGCAGAAAGATACGATGGGTTATAAGTAGAAGGTTCGATTTTCGATGCAATGGGCGAACATGGTCAAGTTATTTGTAGAAAACACCTGTAGCACATCCCAAATTAGCGACGAAGTCATTTGAATAATACAAGATGACAAAGATAAAGGCATATAAAGCGCTGATTTTGCGTGCTCAGGTGAAATTCTAGAAAATTGTCACGAAAATAATTATATTCTATTAAACTAGAACGAATCAGAACAGTTAGGTACTTGAGATCGGCACAAAACATGGAAGTCTGCACCCATCAGGCCCGACTTTAATTGCTTTATACTTCATTAAATTGACAGTATAAAAGATGAGATTTAGCCGTGGTGATCAAGCCGCACTTATCACCACAATACCTCTTTTTCATGTAATAATTCCAAGTTGCTTCGTGTGTTTCAGCGTCTTGGCGCTCATTAGCCCCAGCATGTGTAGTGCTTACTTCTTTCCAGAGGAGCTTTTTAGCACGTACAACAAGACAACCCGGCCAGGTTCATTGCAAGGTAGGATTTAATTACAAGCCTGCCGGCGACGCTTACTCAAGAGGTTGGGTGTGACGCCAATTCATGTGAATAAAGATCAGTGAATCGCCCATGCATGCGCAATCACAGTGAGCTTCTGTCTATAAAACTTTTGGCTTTTCAACAGCCCCCATCCAAGCCTTGGCCCCTATCTGTCTTAAACAGATATGTCTTGCTTCCTTTCAGGGGAAACAATAATCGAATGCTGGTGTACATTGAATCTCTGGTGTACATTTTATAGGTCACATGGAGTAATACAAGAATGTATTACAATCTTGGATGTCCTTTAAAACATGGCTGTTATCTTTAACAAACTTTTAGACCAGGTATCATTGAGTCAAAGCAAATCCAATTTATTCATTTCCCAAAGAACTTTCCTGGCATATTCATGCACGGCAGCGGCAATGACGCAACAATAAATCATGTAAACCGAGACTACCACTTAATACACGCAACGCGCCGACAGGCACACGTTGttatttggaaaatgaaaagTTCCGTTTACGTTGAAAGTTCAACTTTGAGCGTTTAATAACCAAAGGTATCTCGGACTATTTACAAAAGGTGAACAAACAAGCGAATGATGAAATTAAATAAAGCGTGATGTAATTCAAATATTTGATGAATTATTTCAATACACAAGtagaaatattggttgaatTCATGAAAAACTAGTCAAGAGCAGTTCTATAAACAGtatcaatttttttatatatcatTGCTGTTTAGATGTAATTACACTGATCAACATCTGACCGTTTGAAATATACCGCATCATTAAAGTAGGCCATCTCTGATTGCCGGGCACCGGGAAAACATCTCGGCTGATGACGCCGCTCTTCCTGGCCGTGGAAGCTCGCCTGAAAACGTTGTGGCTGGTTTCCGGCTATGAAACGAGCGCTGGTGTATGGTTGGTTGCAAATCAAAAGCCATGCACCTGTCGCTAACACCAAATGGATGACAGGATTAGAGATGTCACTAACTATGCAACGTGTAAGTGTGATGTCAGTGACATCTCAACTACCGTCTATAGATGTCAGTTGAGATGTCACTGGAATACTATACATGCATTGATGAAAGTCAAGATTGCCTCTAACTACATGCATGGATGACAGTGGAGATGTCACTAAATACATGCTTGGATGACAGTTGAGATTGTCACTATCAAATCTTTACATGGATGTTGACGGTAGAAATTGTCACTTGACAACAGTTGAGATTATCAATGACAAGGTGACCTAGAGTCACTTCTACCTTCGTTAGATACACAACCAACATGGCAGAACAGTATATTGAAGTAGGAGTAATCCTCTTACATCGGATCTTGACTTGTTCATAACTCAGGGTTCGGATGGAGTAATGAGTAACTATATCATGATCTACAACTGAAAACGGACTCGGCAATTAGCTAGACAGAAAACAGTTCAAACATCGGCCACTCGTTGATTAAGTAGAGAATTTTTATGCTTATTTGTTTGTCTAGCTGGTACTGGTTCTGCACAGGGAAATCAGCCTGTGCATAGTTATAAGAGGTGCGGGCGTAGTTCTACTTCTGGAGGACCAGCACTGCATCTGTGGCACACGATCTCGGGGTCATTGTGAACATTACCGTTGTTGAGATTCATTATTTCTTTATGATTTGTTCTTCTCATTGCCAGTTCAAAAACTGTAATGCTAAGAGGAAACTCCCAATCATGTACCTGGTTTCTAATTCCTATCATTCAATTCGAAACGATAGCGCTACCTGAAGGTTTATGGGGTTTTAACGCCATAAAACTTCAGGAAACGCTAACCGGGTTGATGTCACTTGACATGAGTAATGAAGATACATTGTATAACTCCTGTAAATATCATCGACCTATCATTAGACAGGCGCCGCCCGCCATGTCACTGGGGAATTCAAAGCAGATCCGGTAAATTAATGGTAAAGCTGACTTGAGAGGAAACACCCAACTGATTGCGTGCTGATTGCTTTTCTGCCAATTGGATACACTATTTGACATCGTCTTCATAGAATCAAAAATCTAAGCTCGCAGCTAGCTTTATCCCTAGTATAGTAGTGCTCCATCGGTTGGATCGCTGCTAATGTGCAGGGTCTGATCACAACTGTCGGGTGTCCACCGCAGAAGATGCAAAACATATACCCCACATACCGTACAAGGAACGCATTTCGTTCTGGCGAAGTAACGCTGTGTAACGTCTTAATTCAGAACTTTAGGTGTATTTTTGTGATCTGCTACTGACATGTTACTATCGATCACCTGGGACTGGTGATTGCGTATCACCGACGATGATAACTGGAACAAATCTAGTAGAACACGATATACGCCTATATGGCCGTCTGAATCGAGACATGCGTAATTGGATCTCAGATAGAGCGGTTCCACCAAAATCGACTACGTTCCAGAGAGCGACCTGCTCATCATCATTGTTTCCGCTACAGCTCTTCATTCAAGAAAATGAATTTGTCTTGCTTCGTATAAAACTTTTGATCATCAtctgaaatatttcattatagTCTGTGGCAATGAATGGCCTCAATCATTTCAACTCGTCGCAGGAGCATGCTGTCTTCGAGTTGGATCAAGTGACAGAAACATTGGAACCTTGTGGTACTGAGAGACATTCTGATGAAACCTCTGCAATTCTCTGTTTTCAGATGAGGTCACTGTAGTAACGGTCGACATGCACGTTAGCACCATCAGCTCAGTCAGTGGAATATCAATGGTGAGTGCTTGATACTCTTACGTTTATGACATTTGCAGTTTCTTAAAGGGGGCGATACACTTATTCAGCTCATTTCCtttcatgcaaatttcagctctaAAAGCTCAGTACATGTAGTGGTTAAAAGATATCAAGATAGAGCCAAACTGTCTGCATGGATTCATGGAAAGTTTCCTGGACGGCCCTAATCCGACATGTCCGAGAAATTTTTAGACAAGAGTTTGAAGCATTGGTAAAAAAATTACGTTGTCGGCAGGATTCGAACCTGCGCGGGGAGACCCCAATGGATTTCTAGTCCATCgccttaaccactcggccaCGACAACTGTTTGGATATCTACGAGCATGGAGGAATCTTCACAACGATAGTAAGAAAAACTACCcgaaacattgggtgatatgaataaggactagtaaatgattttacttcagttttgtacagaaaggcctagtgtaaatgtatatggggttttcagtaaaagcaattgctagtctttattcatatcacccattatcttgACTTAAACCTGTCTGTGTCTCCTGCAGGATTACGAGATCGATTTGTACTTTCGTCAGACCTGGCAGGACCCTCGGTTTAAGTTCAATGGTATGAAGTCGATCACGCTGAGCCCGTATAGGATCAAGGACATATGGTGGCCCGATACCTTCTTCTACAACGCCAAGCGGGGAAAGCTACAGGACATCACACGACCAAATGAGTTTGTTCATATATTCCCCGATGGTACAGTCAACACCAGTGTTCGGTGAGTCACAAACATGGTGTGATGAGGAGTGAACAGTTCTCTGCACTTTGCAGTTAACAATCTTAATCGGCGAGTTGAAACACCCAACATGAGATTAGTAAGACTCCTGAATCATCATggtcacaatacatgtatttcatcacTAGAATATAAACGAGGCGTTTTGATTCAAGCCAGATAGTGCATGCTACACGAATAACAGGCTGGAGTTGGTGCTGTTTTCTCCAAGATGATGGTACTGAGTGTTCCGCCTGAACACCTTAGGCCGACGACACAACATCGAATATAAGGATGTAAAGTGGCAGAAATTGAGTCAATTTTGCCACCTCGTCCTTTGTTAGTTTGTCATGGGAAGACTAGCAATCTGACGAATGCTGGCAAATGACCATAATCAGTTACTAAAGCAACCCAGTATTATCATAGAAGTCTCTAACGGACACCTCCTAATCATGCCGGTTACCATAGTCGATCCCCTTCAGGTTGACCCTTCTTCTGTCCTGTTTCCTTGAACTCGAATACTTCCCGATGGATGAACAGGACTGCGAGATCGTCATTGGAAGCTGTAAGTTGACGTTTTCGCTCATTGGTGCGTTAAACGACGACATGTTTTCCTCAGTGAAAATCTTTGTTTCATATCAAATTGTGTCCAACTGCTATGCAGTATATAATCCTAATCGGGTGATTGATCATGACTGCGTGTACATCGGCGCATTACCAGTCTAACAGCGGATGCAAAGTCACCCAACGATGACTTTATCCGTTACCGTACCAGTCGTAATAAAACTTCAACCTGTGTGTCATACAATCGATACAACTTTCCACTGCAGCATTATTGCCAATTATACTGACAAGTTCTGCCACTTCGCCGCAGTTTGTGAGGGTTTGGTACATTTGTTAGATCCAAAATTGCTCGTCCCACTGTTTGGTTTTAGACTGATCTATTGCCCGCCACAATATGCACCGTTGTTTTAGGGTAGGTTTCCACGGAATGCCATTTGAAGAGCGTTTTCGCATGAATTTTGTATGACACTCGACTTTTGCATAGTGTGGATGCTGGTGCGGCGTAAAATAACACTAGCTTATTTTGTCTCGATCGTATTCAGTGGAATCATACCTTTACCCAAACAGGATATTCACCCACCATCTCATTTATATTTCAGACGGTTACAAAGACACTGATATAAAATATGCATTCGCCTACAATTTCTCAACACAGTTCAACGAAAACTTGATCCTGCCCGAGTTCGTCATCGATCGGAAAGTTGCCCAGGTGCCCGTGACAGATGTATACCCATCGGGTAAGCGACAAAACTTGGAAGATATATCATTTCCGTTTCTCGAACCTACTTTAGTCCACCGTTTTCCCTGGAAAATAGTCTAGTCAATGTTCTTTCCCGTACGACTCGGACTATGATTTTTACTCGGTTTTACAAACTGCCATCAGTTGGCGTCGCGGTAGGATCACTGCATCAGAATATGGTACTCTGCAGCGAGGCAATTAACGCGACGAGTTATTCAGTATCAGATAATGTAAgctaactttgatattttcatgcaGGGAACTACAGCAAATTGAAATTCATCTTTCACATGAAGCGGGCCTTCGGCTACTACATGATCCAAACCTACATCCCGAGCATGTTAGTGGTCATCCTCTCCTGGGTCAGTTTCTGGTTAGACGTCAGGGCAACGCCGGCCAGGATCTCAGTGGGCCTACTCACGGTTCTGACCATCACAACACAAGCGTCCGGTGTCAACTCGCAGCTCCCGCGGGTGTCATACATCAAGGCTATCGACGTGTGGATGTCCTCCTGTTTGGTGTTTGTAGTTGTCGCCTTGGTTGAGTTTGCTGTAGTGAATGTGCTGACGAGGAAGAATGATGATAGGGCGCGAACGATGAGGCTTGGGACTCCTTGTAACACGAACCACGATCGATTCACTACGGTAAGGTCCATGAAGGGGGCAATGAATTGATACGAGATGAAAGGATAATAAGAGATTTTCTACTGAAGACAACTTTTCTGCCCTAATTCGCACTCAGAGCAGACACGTTATTCTGCTAAAGCGAGACAGACAATTGAGTTGGCGAAGCCAAGCaaaaaaatgactgaaaaacTAAGCCAGAAGCGGAGATAGATTCATCACTGTGACTTCACTCCGTAATTAAAAATACCTTATCATTTCCTTCATTTTCCTTTCAGTCCATTGACTCAGGCTTGGACCTACCGCCACGAGGCCTGTCAGTCATAGCCTTAGATGACGATGACAAACGTAGGAGATCCACACCAAGAACCGAGCCTCAAACTAACATTCAAAAGTGTCTATCATCGCTGCCATTTCGTCGTAAAGCTTCATCTGATCATGATGTACATCTCAACGCAGAAATAATGGTGGAAACCTTTTCTCGATACTTCTTTCCCATtgcttttctttgttttaatgTGATATACTGGCTGCATTACTGGTGCAGGTGGTTTACAAATGAGACGTGTAGGGGTTGAACGAAATACACCGTTTAAAAAATGTTCCCATATCTCAGTATTACCTCGAATTGAATGGGTAACACAGAGTAACAATGCctatcttgttttctttttctcgCGCTCATTAAAAAtgaagattgagagaaacagtCAGAAACGGAAATGAGACTCGGCACCAAGTAAAATTAACGTCAAATAAATCGGACATGTTACCTATTGTTTCACGAGTTCTTTCTTACGCGACGTTCATAGTGCTATGAATTGGCCTTCCCATGGAAGCATGATGAATGCACTGCTGCAGATTCAGACTGCAATCTCCTTcgttcatatatatatatatatggtgaAGCCTCAAACGATTGAGTTGAACGTGGGACACAATCACTGAATGAAATCAGCCAAGTACATCATCAGTGTCAACATTTCTGCGACAAAAATAGATAGAAGTATCgttgaatttttttgaaaacttGCCCCGATTTTCACGGGTGTTGCACGAGGATTCCATGTATAGACAAGGCAGTAGAAGTAGAACAGGGCAGTTCCGACTATAAGATCCACTACCCTGCTGTACGCAGGGTATCCAGTGCCGTGCAGGCAATGTCCTTTGTATAACTTCGGGCGACGTGAGCCGAGGCTAGTGTTGAAGTGGGCTGGATATCGGACACAACCTAGAACTAAGACGAGCTCTTGTCCACTCCCAGACCGATGGAAAATCCGGGACGAACTAACAATGTAGCATATTTGTGTACGGCTTCTAGTTTATTGATCATGGACTAAGTTGGATTGATAATGAGTTCGACCATCCAGTGTCGAGTCGGGCATCCGTACCTTATTCCAAAACTAACCTTAAAGTACACAGACAATATCTAATCACCTAGCGGCTGCCATCACAGGTGGTCAATCCCTGACAATGATAAGTAACATAATATGGCTTGGCCTGTGCTGTCCTTAAACTCAAACCAGCGGCTCATTTTGCATCCTATCATATGGATAACATTCATTTCACTTTCATCTCACAGCATTGATCGAGCTGATTACGTGAACCTATGACCACACCATGCAAATATCGGTCAAATGAATGTGCTTAATGT of Lineus longissimus chromosome 9, tnLinLong1.2, whole genome shotgun sequence contains these proteins:
- the LOC135494167 gene encoding glycine receptor subunit alpha-2-like, translating into MDSTTLIIGWVSCVLALISPSMCSAYFFPEELFSTYNKTTRPGSLQDEVTVVTVDMHVSTISSVSGISMDYEIDLYFRQTWQDPRFKFNGMKSITLSPYRIKDIWWPDTFFYNAKRGKLQDITRPNEFVHIFPDGTVNTSVRLTLLLSCFLELEYFPMDEQDCEIVIGSYGYKDTDIKYAFAYNFSTQFNENLILPEFVIDRKVAQVPVTDVYPSGNYSKLKFIFHMKRAFGYYMIQTYIPSMLVVILSWVSFWLDVRATPARISVGLLTVLTITTQASGVNSQLPRVSYIKAIDVWMSSCLVFVVVALVEFAVVNVLTRKNDDRARTMRLGTPCNTNHDRFTTSIDSGLDLPPRGLSVIALDDDDKRRRSTPRTEPQTNIQKCLSSLPFRRKASSDHDVHLNAEIMVETFSRYFFPIAFLCFNVIYWLHYWCRWFTNETCRG